CTGCCTACCGCCCCGGCGGTATCTCGACCGAGGAGGCGAGAGCGGTGCTCGAGCGATCCGTGGAGCTGTGTGAGGGCGACGAAACTGAGTAGCCGATGCGGTACGGATCCGTCACCGGTCGAACGGGTCCGTCACGGATCGATCGAGGCTTCGAGGACCGCGACGATCTTCTCGGCGGTGTGCCCGTCGCCGTACAACGAAGGCGCTGATCGCGGCCACGACGTCGATCGAAGCGCCTCGAGAATCGCCGACCGATCGGCGCCGACGAGTCGGTTCCAGCCGCTGTCGACCGTCTCCTGCCACTCGGTCTCCTCGCGCAGCGTGATGCAGGGCGTCTCGAGGTAGAACGCCTCCTTCTGTACCCCGCCGGAGTCGGTGACGACGCGCTCGGCACCCTCGAGAAGTCGCACGAAATCGAGGTAGCCGACGGGATCGATGATCTCGAGGTCCCGTTTCGCGTCCTCCCACAGCCCGTACTCGCGCAGGGCCGCTTCCGTTCGCGGGTGAAGGGGAACGACGACCCGCCGCGGCGCATCGGCGAGAGCGTTGATGATAGCGGTCAGTCGACTCGGCGTATCGGTGTTTTTCGGTCGGTGGATCGTTCCCAGAACGTAGTCGCCCTCCTCGAGCGTCGATCGCTCGAGGATCTCGCTCCGGTCCGCCGCTCGCCCTCGAGCCCAGCGGACGGCGTCGTATCCGACGTCGCCGACGACGTGGACGCCGTCCGTGATGCCTTCCTCTTCGAGCATCGTCTTCGCCAGGTCGCTCGGTGCGAACAGCAGATCGGAGACGTGATCCGTGAGGACCCGATTGATCTCCTCCGGCATCGATCGGTCGTGGCTTCGGAGCCCGGCTTCGACGTGGGCGATCGGAACGTCAAGCTTCGAAGCGGCGATCGCTCCCGCGAGCGTCGAGTTCGTATCGCCGTAGAGGAGGATGAGCGCCGGCGACTCCTCGAGCAGGATCTCCTCGATACCCTCGATCATCGCCGCGGTCTGTCGGCCGTGCGTATCGGAGCCGACGCCGAGGTTGTAGTCCGGCTCCGGTATCGAGAGCTCTTCGAAGAAGACCGCCGACAGGTCGTCGCTGTAGTGTTGACCCGTGTGAACGAGGCGTTCCTCGTGATCGGGCTCGAGTCGGCGAGAGACCACGAACGCTTTGACGAACTGCGGGCGAGCGCCGACGACGGAGACGATCTTCATGCGCCACCGCCGACGTCGTGGATCTGTTCGAGCATGTACTCGGTGACGTCGATCTTCTCCTCGACGAGCCGGGCTCGCTTCGTTTCCCACGTCTCCTGTAGATCCGGCGAGCGGAGCAGGTCGGAGACGAGTTCGATCGTTTCGTCGGGGTCCGATCGGGAGTACAGGAGTCCGTACTCGTCCTCGAGTTCGACGAAGTTGCTCATGTCGGATTCGCCGGCGAACGTATTCGATCGAACCGCCGGCGTGCCGAGGACGGCGGCTTCGGTTGCCATCGTCTGGGAGTCGCCGACGTACAGGTCGGCGTAGTACAGCAAGTCGTGCATCCGTTCGGGCGGGATCGGCAGGCGGTAGGATTCGAACTCGTCGGGGAGCGGTCGCTCGCTGCTGATGTAGACCGCGCCGTACTCGTCGAGGGCCGAGACGAGTTCGCGCTTGGCCTCGCTCGAGAGGCCGCGCTGTCCGACGTCGTGGTGTGCGCCCCAGGAGACGAACCGAACGACGGCGTATGGTTCCTCGGGTTCGATCCCGAACGCTCGGAGCGAATCCGGATCGGGGCTGAATCGATCCGGGTGGAGATACGCGAGTTCGTGGTACCCGTCGTACGTCCGGTGTTTGTCGCCGTGATCGACGCTGAAGTTCGTCGGCGTACAGAGGCGATCGACGAACGGGAGCGTCAGCGACGACGCGAGTTTGACCGGCTCGCTGTCGTTGAACGCGATCACCGGACAGTCGAGCAATCGTCCGGCGTGAGCGGTCGCGGGGCTCATGACGCAGAGCGCGACGTCGGGTTCGAACCGCTTGACCATCTGAATCGTTCGGACTTCGCGTGTCAGCCACTCGGAGAGTAACGAGAGCTTCCGAGTGCCGATCCTCGAGATGGGGAGGTGGTCGATCTCGTAACTGTCGAGCAACTGGATCGTGACGTCCTTCTCGCGGGAGAGCACCAGCACGTCGTGGCCGTCCTCCTCGAGCGCGCGAACGGCGTGTTTGAAGAGGTGGACGTGCGCGGGGTGGCTGACGTCGAACAGTACCTTCATCGCGTGTCGGGTTCCGACCGCCGGTCGTCGATTTCGATCGACTCGGAATCGGATCGGGTCGTCTCGATCCGGAACTCTTTGTCCTCGTTCTGCTCCATGTCGAACACCATCGCGAGCAGCAAGAAGAGCCATCCCAGCGCGAACAACAGGAGGCTCGAGGCCGCCTTTAGGTGGGTCTGTTCGTCGCGGTCGGTCGCCGCGTAGAGCGTCCGGAGGCCGCCGAGTACGCCGCTCCCTGCCGTCGCCGCACCGGCGTAGTACAACAGCGCCAGCGGGTGGAAGTCCCGAACCAGGTACTTGACCTTCAGCCGCCAGAGGAAACTCGAGAGCAACATGAGAGAGACCTTTCGGATGTACTGCGGGTACATGATACCCGACTGTTCGGTGCCGTATATCGCCGGGATCGACACGTCGGCGATCCGCATCTCCTGAACGTTCAACATCACCAGGAGATGGTTGCAGTAGCCGTAGTACTCGTAGAGTTCGTCGAGTTCGATCGCCTCGAGCGCGTCGGTCGAGATCGCCGTGTAGCCGTTCTGGGGATCCGACGTTTTCCAGTAGCCGCTGGCGATCTTCGTCAGCAACGATAGCACGGTGTTTCCGAAAAAGCGCCACGCGGACATTCCCTCCCGAAACTGCCGTGAGTGCAGTCGATTGGCCTTCGCGTAATCGGCTTCGTCTTCGACGATCGGATCGAGCAACTGCGGAAGAACGTCGGGATCCATCTGTTCGTCGCCGGCCATGACGGCGACGACGTCGAGGCCGTCCTCGAGGGCCGCGACGTATCCGGTCTTGATGGCTGCGCCGACGCCGCGATTCCGCTCGTGGCGAATCGGCACGATCCGGCGATCGAACGAGCGTCCCCCGTCCGTTCCCGCCTCGGCGTCGAGGGGGCGGCCCCCGTCGTTGAGGCGCTCGGCGGAGCGCTCGATTTCCGCCCACGTGTCGTCGCTCGAGCCGTCGTCGATCACGTACGCTCGATCGACATACGACGGGAGCGTCTCGAGCATCGTTTCGATGTGCCCCATCTCGTTGTAGGCCGGCACGACGACACCGACGGCGCTGTCTCTATACACCGCGATCACCTCCGACGCCGATCGTGTACAGTCGGTGGCCGGCGTCG
The genomic region above belongs to Natronorubrum halophilum and contains:
- a CDS encoding glycosyltransferase family 2 protein; this encodes MYRDSAVGVVVPAYNEMGHIETMLETLPSYVDRAYVIDDGSSDDTWAEIERSAERLNDGGRPLDAEAGTDGGRSFDRRIVPIRHERNRGVGAAIKTGYVAALEDGLDVVAVMAGDEQMDPDVLPQLLDPIVEDEADYAKANRLHSRQFREGMSAWRFFGNTVLSLLTKIASGYWKTSDPQNGYTAISTDALEAIELDELYEYYGYCNHLLVMLNVQEMRIADVSIPAIYGTEQSGIMYPQYIRKVSLMLLSSFLWRLKVKYLVRDFHPLALLYYAGAATAGSGVLGGLRTLYAATDRDEQTHLKAASSLLLFALGWLFLLLAMVFDMEQNEDKEFRIETTRSDSESIEIDDRRSEPDTR
- the wecB gene encoding non-hydrolyzing UDP-N-acetylglucosamine 2-epimerase; protein product: MKIVSVVGARPQFVKAFVVSRRLEPDHEERLVHTGQHYSDDLSAVFFEELSIPEPDYNLGVGSDTHGRQTAAMIEGIEEILLEESPALILLYGDTNSTLAGAIAASKLDVPIAHVEAGLRSHDRSMPEEINRVLTDHVSDLLFAPSDLAKTMLEEEGITDGVHVVGDVGYDAVRWARGRAADRSEILERSTLEEGDYVLGTIHRPKNTDTPSRLTAIINALADAPRRVVVPLHPRTEAALREYGLWEDAKRDLEIIDPVGYLDFVRLLEGAERVVTDSGGVQKEAFYLETPCITLREETEWQETVDSGWNRLVGADRSAILEALRSTSWPRSAPSLYGDGHTAEKIVAVLEASIDP
- a CDS encoding DUF354 domain-containing protein, which encodes MKVLFDVSHPAHVHLFKHAVRALEEDGHDVLVLSREKDVTIQLLDSYEIDHLPISRIGTRKLSLLSEWLTREVRTIQMVKRFEPDVALCVMSPATAHAGRLLDCPVIAFNDSEPVKLASSLTLPFVDRLCTPTNFSVDHGDKHRTYDGYHELAYLHPDRFSPDPDSLRAFGIEPEEPYAVVRFVSWGAHHDVGQRGLSSEAKRELVSALDEYGAVYISSERPLPDEFESYRLPIPPERMHDLLYYADLYVGDSQTMATEAAVLGTPAVRSNTFAGESDMSNFVELEDEYGLLYSRSDPDETIELVSDLLRSPDLQETWETKRARLVEEKIDVTEYMLEQIHDVGGGA